A genomic stretch from Microtus pennsylvanicus isolate mMicPen1 chromosome 9, mMicPen1.hap1, whole genome shotgun sequence includes:
- the Dda1 gene encoding DET1- and DDB1-associated protein 1 isoform X3, which produces MADFLKGLPVYNKSNFSRFHADSVCKASNRRPSVYLPTREYPSEQKRCQKERPRTGGGGGRELSATPQGGPDRQPRHARGHLGPTQRPTCVCSVRSCPRV; this is translated from the exons ATG GCAGACTTTCTGAAAGGCTTGCCCGTCTACAACAAGAGCAACTTCAGCAGGTTCCACGCGGACTCCGTGTGCAAGGCCTCG AACCGCCGTCCCTCAGTCTACCTGCCAACCCGAGAGTACCCATCAGAACAGA aACGCTGCCAAAAAGAGAGACCAAGAACAGGTGGAGGCGGAGGGCGAGAGCTCAGCGCCACCCCGCAAGGTGGCCCGGACCGACAGCCCCGACATGCCCGAGGACACCTAGGCCCCACACAGCGCCCCACGTGTGTCTGCTCTGTCCGTTCCTGCCCGCGTGTGTAA
- the Dda1 gene encoding DET1- and DDB1-associated protein 1 isoform X1 encodes MADFLKGLPVYNKSNFSRFHADSVCKASNRRPSVYLPTREYPSEQSEYCSASFSAAARRGQVAQAGLSSLQTSHCDREDEHPPALPAPAMGQKERCQKERPRTGGGGGRELSATPQGGPDRQPRHARGHLGPTQRPTCVCSVRSCPRV; translated from the exons ATG GCAGACTTTCTGAAAGGCTTGCCCGTCTACAACAAGAGCAACTTCAGCAGGTTCCACGCGGACTCCGTGTGCAAGGCCTCG AACCGCCGTCCCTCAGTCTACCTGCCAACCCGAGAGTACCCATCAGAACAGAGTGAGTACTGCAGTGCTTCGTTCTCCGCAGCAGCCAGAAGGGGCCAGGTGGCCCAAGCTGGCCTGTCCTCCCTGCAGACCAG TCATTGTGACAGAGAAGACGAACATCCTCCTGCGCTACCTGCACCAGCAATGGGACAAAAAG aACGCTGCCAAAAAGAGAGACCAAGAACAGGTGGAGGCGGAGGGCGAGAGCTCAGCGCCACCCCGCAAGGTGGCCCGGACCGACAGCCCCGACATGCCCGAGGACACCTAGGCCCCACACAGCGCCCCACGTGTGTCTGCTCTGTCCGTTCCTGCCCGCGTGTGTAA
- the Dda1 gene encoding DET1- and DDB1-associated protein 1 isoform X2, whose translation MADFLKGLPVYNKSNFSRFHADSVCKASNRRPSVYLPTREYPSEQIIVTEKTNILLRYLHQQWDKKNAAKKRDQEQVEAEGESSAPPRKVARTDSPDMPEDT comes from the exons ATG GCAGACTTTCTGAAAGGCTTGCCCGTCTACAACAAGAGCAACTTCAGCAGGTTCCACGCGGACTCCGTGTGCAAGGCCTCG AACCGCCGTCCCTCAGTCTACCTGCCAACCCGAGAGTACCCATCAGAACAGA TCATTGTGACAGAGAAGACGAACATCCTCCTGCGCTACCTGCACCAGCAATGGGACAAAAAG aACGCTGCCAAAAAGAGAGACCAAGAACAGGTGGAGGCGGAGGGCGAGAGCTCAGCGCCACCCCGCAAGGTGGCCCGGACCGACAGCCCCGACATGCCCGAGGACACCTAG
- the Ano8 gene encoding anoctamin-8 isoform X2, which produces MAEAASGAGGATLEGERGKRPPPEGEPAAPASGVLDKLFGKRLLQAGRYLVSHKAWMKTVPTEDCDVLMTFPDTTDDHTLLWLLNHIRVGIPELIVQVRHHRHTRAYAFFVTATYESLLRGADELGLRKAVKAEFGGGTRSFSCEEDFIYENVESELRFFTSQERQSIIRFWLQNLRAKQGEALHNVRFLEDQPIIPELAARGIIQQVFPVHEQRILNRLMKSWVQAVCENQPLDDICDYFGVKIAMYFAWLGFYTSAMVYPAVFGSVLYTFTEADQTSRDVSCVVFALFNVIWSTLFLEEWKRRGAELAYKWGTLDSPGEAVEEPRPQFRGVRRISPITRAEEFYYPPWKRLLFQLLVSLPLCLACLVCVFVLMLGCFQLQELVLSVKGLPRLVHFLPKVMLALLVSVSAEGYKKLAVWLNDMENYRLESAYERHLIIKVVLFQFVNSYLSLFYIGFYLKDMDRLKEMLATLLITRQLLQNVREVLQPHLYRRLGRGELGLCAIRELARALLGLLNPLRPDPRGHLEAQADEGGAGSHRCLGGGCGAPEEEEETAVERRPAGEGGEVPDGPRGGKEEEEEEEEEEEDEEDEEDEEDEGEEGGLLDCGLRLKKVSFAERGTGRRRPGPGPDGLLEEGSPTMVEKGLEPGVFTLAEEEDEPEGPPGSPGPEPPTILLRRASGEGRDQGPDGGGDPETSSGDTAGRQRRNNRSSWIDPPEEEHSPQLTQAELESCMKKYEDTFQDYQEMFVQFGYVVFFSSAFPLAALCALVNNLIEIRSDAFKLCSGLQRPFGQRVESIGHWQKVMEAMGVLAIMVNCYLIGQCGQLQRLFPWLSPEAAIVSVVVLEHLALLVKYLIHATIPDIPGWVAEEMAKLEYQRREAFKRHERQAQQRFQQQQRRRREEEERQRHAEQQARRERDAGGREEARAEAPGPDPAAERGAAKAKGGERPRRPGALLPPGPVLRLKQIIPLQARPPAPAGCAPPPRSPADTRLPAFLSLRFLKAPERGPSPPRPGKLFAFAAREPAANGAPGGGGRAHRSAGDEPAAAEPESLPEDAGHRP; this is translated from the exons ATGGCCGAGGCAGCCTCGGGCGCCGGGGGCGCGACCCTGGAGGGGGAGCGAGGGAAGAGGCCCCCGCCGGAGGGAGAGCCTGCAGCGCCTGCGTCTGGAGTCCTGG ATAAACTATTTGGGAAGAGGCTCCTGCAGGCTGGCCGCTACCTGGTATCCCACAAGGCATGGATGAAGACGGTACCCACCGAGGACTGTGACGTGCTCATGACCTTCCCAG ACACCACCGATGACCACACGCTGCTATGGCTGCTGAATCACATCCGAGTGGGCATCCCCGAGCTGATAGTGCAAGTTCGCCACCACCGCCACACGCGTGCCTATGCCTTCTTTGTCACAGCCACATATGAGAG CTTGCTCCGGGGGGCCGATGAGCTGGGTCTGCGAAAGGCAGTGAAGGCCGAGTTTGGCGGGGGCACCCGCAGCTTCTCCTGCGAAGAGGACTTCATCTACGAGAATGTGGAGAGCGAGCTGCGCTTTTTTACATCGCAG GAGCGACAGAGCATCATCCGCTTCTGGTTGCAGAACCTACGGGCCAAGCAGGGAGAGGCGCTGCACAACGTGCGCTTCTTGGAGGACCAGCCAATCA tCCCGGAGCTGGCTGCCCGAGGCATCATACAGCAGGTGTTTCCGGTCCACGAGCAGCGCATTCTGAATCGTCTCATGAAGTCCTGGGTGCAGGCCGTGTGTGAAAACCAGCCTTTAG ATGACATTTGTGACTATTTTGGGGTGAAGATCGCCATGTATTTTGCCTGGCTGGGCTTCTACACGTCGGCAATGGTTTACCCTGCTGTCTTTGGTTCTGTTTTGTATACATTTACTGAAGCCGATCAG ACAAGCCGGGATGTTTCCTGTGTTGTTTTCGCTCTCTTCAACGTGATCTGGTCGACACTGTTCTTGGAGGAGTGGAAACGGAGGGGTGCAGAGTTAGCCTACAAGTGGGGGACATTAGATTCACCCGGGGAAGCTGTGGAGGAGCCACGACCCCAGTTCAGG GGTGTCCGACGCATCAGCCCCATCACTCGGGCTGAGGAGTTCTACTACCCGCCCTGGAAGCGACTGCTCTTCCAGCTGCTAGTCAGCCTGCCTCTGTGCCTGGCCTGccttgtctgtgtctttgtgctGATGCTTGGCTGCTTCCAGTTGCAG GAGCTGGTCCTGAGCGTGAAGGGTCTACCCCGCCTGGTTCACTTCCTGCCCAAGGTCATGCTGGCCTTGCTGGTCAGTGTGAGCGCTGAGGGCTACAAGAAGTTGGCTGTGTGGCTCAATGACATGG AGAACTACCGGCTAGAGAGCGCCTACGAGAGGCACCTTATCATCAAAGTCGTCTTG TTCCAGTTTGTCAACTCGTACTTGAGTCTGTTCTACATCGGCTTCTACCTCAAAGACATGGACCGCCTGAAAGAG ATGCTGGCCACTCTGCTCATCACTCGGCAGCTGCTGCAGAATGTGCGCGAGGTGCTGCAGCCGCACCTGTATCGCAGGCTGGGCCGTGGGGAGCTGGGTCTGTGCGCCATCAGGGAACTGGCCCGGGCCCTGCTGGGCCTGCTGAACCCCTTGCGCCCGGACCCCCGAGGGCACCTGGAGGcccaggctgatgagggaggagcaGGGAGCCACAGGTGTTTGGGTGGAGGCTGCGGGGCGccggaggaagaggaagagacagcgGTGGAGCGGAGGCCGGCAGGGGAAGGCGGAGAGGTCCCAGATGGGCCTCGGGGtggcaaggaggaggaggaggaggaggaggaagaagaagaagacgaggaggatgaggaggacgaggaggacgaggGTGAGGAAGGCGGCCTCCTGGACTGCGGGCTGCGCCTTAAGAAGGTCAGCTTTGCGGAGAGGGGCACAGGGCGACGCAGGCCAGGCCCGGGTCCTGACGGCCTCCTGGAAGAGGGGAGCCCCACCATGGTGGAGAAAGGGCTGGAGCCTGGCGTGTTTACTCTGGCCGAGGAAGAGGATGAGCCAGAGGGGCCTCCCGGCAGCCCTGGGCCAGAGCCCCCGACCATCTTGCTCCGTCGCGCAAGTGGCGAGGGCCGCGACCAGGGTCCTGATGGAGGTGGAGACCCAGAGACCAGCTCCGGGGACACggctgggagacagaggaggaacaACAGGTCCTCATGGATCGACCCACCAGAGGAGGAGCATTCGCCACAGCTCACgcaggcagagctggagagctgcATGAAGAAGTATGAG GACACATTCCAGGACTACCAGGAGATGTTTGTGCAGTTCGGCTACGTAGTGTTCTTCTCTTCCGCCTTCCCCCTGGCCGCCCTGTGTGCCCTCGTCAACAACCTGATTGAGATCCGAAGCGATGCCTTCAAGCTATGCAGCGGCCTACAGCGGCCATTTGGACAGCGAGTGGAGAGCATTGGCCACTGGCAG AAGGTCATGGAGGCCATGGGCGTGCTGGCAATCATGGTGAACTGCTACCTCATTGGCCAGTGTGGCCAGCTGCAGCGCCTGTTTCCCTGGCTCAGCCCAGAGGCGGCCATCGTGTCTGTGGTGGTGCTAGAG CACTTGGCTCTGCTGGTCAAGTACCTCATCCATGCAACCATCCCTGACATCCCTGGCTgggtggctgaagagatggccaaACTGGAGTACCAGCGACGAGAAGCCTTCAAG CGGCACGAGCGGCAGGCGCAGCAGCGcttccagcagcagcagcggcgacGGCGCGAGGAGGAGGAGCGGCAGCGGCACGCGGAGCAGCAGGCGCGGCGGGAGCGCGATGCGGGCGGCCGCGAGGAGGCGCGCGCGGAGGCCCCGGGTCCCGACCCCGCGGCGGAGCGCGGCGCGGCCAAGGCCAAGGGCGGCGAGCGACCCCGACGGCCCGGAGCGCTGCTGCCGCCCGGCCCGGTGCTGCGGCTGAAGCAGATAATCCCGCTGCAGGCCCGGCCGCCCGCGCCCGCCGGGTGCGCGCCCCCGCCGCGCTCGCCCGCGGATACGCGCCTGCCCGCCTTCCTCAGCCTGCGCTTCCTCAAGGCGCCCGAGCGCGGCCCGTCCCCGCCGCGGCCCGGAAAGCTGTTCGCCTTCGCAGCGCGCGAGCCCGCGGCCAACGGGGCTCCCGGGGGCGGCGGGCGCGCGCACAGGAGCGCCGGGGACGAGCCCGCGGCCGCAGAGCCGGAGTCGCTGCCCGAGGACGCAGGTCACAGGCCTTAA
- the Ano8 gene encoding anoctamin-8 isoform X1, with amino-acid sequence MAEAASGAGGATLEGERGKRPPPEGEPAAPASGVLDKLFGKRLLQAGRYLVSHKAWMKTVPTEDCDVLMTFPDTTDDHTLLWLLNHIRVGIPELIVQVRHHRHTRAYAFFVTATYESLLRGADELGLRKAVKAEFGGGTRSFSCEEDFIYENVESELRFFTSQERQSIIRFWLQNLRAKQGEALHNVRFLEDQPIIPELAARGIIQQVFPVHEQRILNRLMKSWVQAVCENQPLDDICDYFGVKIAMYFAWLGFYTSAMVYPAVFGSVLYTFTEADQTSRDVSCVVFALFNVIWSTLFLEEWKRRGAELAYKWGTLDSPGEAVEEPRPQFRGVRRISPITRAEEFYYPPWKRLLFQLLVSLPLCLACLVCVFVLMLGCFQLQELVLSVKGLPRLVHFLPKVMLALLVSVSAEGYKKLAVWLNDMENYRLESAYERHLIIKVVLFQFVNSYLSLFYIGFYLKDMDRLKELLLLLSLTQSLERQLRAALVPLVALRFRLLLLSLRGFLLVARAKMLATLLITRQLLQNVREVLQPHLYRRLGRGELGLCAIRELARALLGLLNPLRPDPRGHLEAQADEGGAGSHRCLGGGCGAPEEEEETAVERRPAGEGGEVPDGPRGGKEEEEEEEEEEEDEEDEEDEEDEGEEGGLLDCGLRLKKVSFAERGTGRRRPGPGPDGLLEEGSPTMVEKGLEPGVFTLAEEEDEPEGPPGSPGPEPPTILLRRASGEGRDQGPDGGGDPETSSGDTAGRQRRNNRSSWIDPPEEEHSPQLTQAELESCMKKYEDTFQDYQEMFVQFGYVVFFSSAFPLAALCALVNNLIEIRSDAFKLCSGLQRPFGQRVESIGHWQVMEAMGVLAIMVNCYLIGQCGQLQRLFPWLSPEAAIVSVVVLEHLALLVKYLIHATIPDIPGWVAEEMAKLEYQRREAFKRHERQAQQRFQQQQRRRREEEERQRHAEQQARRERDAGGREEARAEAPGPDPAAERGAAKAKGGERPRRPGALLPPGPVLRLKQIIPLQARPPAPAGCAPPPRSPADTRLPAFLSLRFLKAPERGPSPPRPGKLFAFAAREPAANGAPGGGGRAHRSAGDEPAAAEPESLPEDAGHRP; translated from the exons ATGGCCGAGGCAGCCTCGGGCGCCGGGGGCGCGACCCTGGAGGGGGAGCGAGGGAAGAGGCCCCCGCCGGAGGGAGAGCCTGCAGCGCCTGCGTCTGGAGTCCTGG ATAAACTATTTGGGAAGAGGCTCCTGCAGGCTGGCCGCTACCTGGTATCCCACAAGGCATGGATGAAGACGGTACCCACCGAGGACTGTGACGTGCTCATGACCTTCCCAG ACACCACCGATGACCACACGCTGCTATGGCTGCTGAATCACATCCGAGTGGGCATCCCCGAGCTGATAGTGCAAGTTCGCCACCACCGCCACACGCGTGCCTATGCCTTCTTTGTCACAGCCACATATGAGAG CTTGCTCCGGGGGGCCGATGAGCTGGGTCTGCGAAAGGCAGTGAAGGCCGAGTTTGGCGGGGGCACCCGCAGCTTCTCCTGCGAAGAGGACTTCATCTACGAGAATGTGGAGAGCGAGCTGCGCTTTTTTACATCGCAG GAGCGACAGAGCATCATCCGCTTCTGGTTGCAGAACCTACGGGCCAAGCAGGGAGAGGCGCTGCACAACGTGCGCTTCTTGGAGGACCAGCCAATCA tCCCGGAGCTGGCTGCCCGAGGCATCATACAGCAGGTGTTTCCGGTCCACGAGCAGCGCATTCTGAATCGTCTCATGAAGTCCTGGGTGCAGGCCGTGTGTGAAAACCAGCCTTTAG ATGACATTTGTGACTATTTTGGGGTGAAGATCGCCATGTATTTTGCCTGGCTGGGCTTCTACACGTCGGCAATGGTTTACCCTGCTGTCTTTGGTTCTGTTTTGTATACATTTACTGAAGCCGATCAG ACAAGCCGGGATGTTTCCTGTGTTGTTTTCGCTCTCTTCAACGTGATCTGGTCGACACTGTTCTTGGAGGAGTGGAAACGGAGGGGTGCAGAGTTAGCCTACAAGTGGGGGACATTAGATTCACCCGGGGAAGCTGTGGAGGAGCCACGACCCCAGTTCAGG GGTGTCCGACGCATCAGCCCCATCACTCGGGCTGAGGAGTTCTACTACCCGCCCTGGAAGCGACTGCTCTTCCAGCTGCTAGTCAGCCTGCCTCTGTGCCTGGCCTGccttgtctgtgtctttgtgctGATGCTTGGCTGCTTCCAGTTGCAG GAGCTGGTCCTGAGCGTGAAGGGTCTACCCCGCCTGGTTCACTTCCTGCCCAAGGTCATGCTGGCCTTGCTGGTCAGTGTGAGCGCTGAGGGCTACAAGAAGTTGGCTGTGTGGCTCAATGACATGG AGAACTACCGGCTAGAGAGCGCCTACGAGAGGCACCTTATCATCAAAGTCGTCTTG TTCCAGTTTGTCAACTCGTACTTGAGTCTGTTCTACATCGGCTTCTACCTCAAAGACATGGACCGCCTGAAAGAG CTCCTGCTACTCCTGTCCCTGACCCAGAGCCTCGAGCGGCAGCTGCGGGCGGCACTGGTCCCGCTCGTGGCCCTGCGGTTCCGCCTGCTCCTCCTGTCCCTCCGGGGTTTCCTGCTCGTGGCCCGGGCCAAA ATGCTGGCCACTCTGCTCATCACTCGGCAGCTGCTGCAGAATGTGCGCGAGGTGCTGCAGCCGCACCTGTATCGCAGGCTGGGCCGTGGGGAGCTGGGTCTGTGCGCCATCAGGGAACTGGCCCGGGCCCTGCTGGGCCTGCTGAACCCCTTGCGCCCGGACCCCCGAGGGCACCTGGAGGcccaggctgatgagggaggagcaGGGAGCCACAGGTGTTTGGGTGGAGGCTGCGGGGCGccggaggaagaggaagagacagcgGTGGAGCGGAGGCCGGCAGGGGAAGGCGGAGAGGTCCCAGATGGGCCTCGGGGtggcaaggaggaggaggaggaggaggaggaagaagaagaagacgaggaggatgaggaggacgaggaggacgaggGTGAGGAAGGCGGCCTCCTGGACTGCGGGCTGCGCCTTAAGAAGGTCAGCTTTGCGGAGAGGGGCACAGGGCGACGCAGGCCAGGCCCGGGTCCTGACGGCCTCCTGGAAGAGGGGAGCCCCACCATGGTGGAGAAAGGGCTGGAGCCTGGCGTGTTTACTCTGGCCGAGGAAGAGGATGAGCCAGAGGGGCCTCCCGGCAGCCCTGGGCCAGAGCCCCCGACCATCTTGCTCCGTCGCGCAAGTGGCGAGGGCCGCGACCAGGGTCCTGATGGAGGTGGAGACCCAGAGACCAGCTCCGGGGACACggctgggagacagaggaggaacaACAGGTCCTCATGGATCGACCCACCAGAGGAGGAGCATTCGCCACAGCTCACgcaggcagagctggagagctgcATGAAGAAGTATGAG GACACATTCCAGGACTACCAGGAGATGTTTGTGCAGTTCGGCTACGTAGTGTTCTTCTCTTCCGCCTTCCCCCTGGCCGCCCTGTGTGCCCTCGTCAACAACCTGATTGAGATCCGAAGCGATGCCTTCAAGCTATGCAGCGGCCTACAGCGGCCATTTGGACAGCGAGTGGAGAGCATTGGCCACTGGCAG GTCATGGAGGCCATGGGCGTGCTGGCAATCATGGTGAACTGCTACCTCATTGGCCAGTGTGGCCAGCTGCAGCGCCTGTTTCCCTGGCTCAGCCCAGAGGCGGCCATCGTGTCTGTGGTGGTGCTAGAG CACTTGGCTCTGCTGGTCAAGTACCTCATCCATGCAACCATCCCTGACATCCCTGGCTgggtggctgaagagatggccaaACTGGAGTACCAGCGACGAGAAGCCTTCAAG CGGCACGAGCGGCAGGCGCAGCAGCGcttccagcagcagcagcggcgacGGCGCGAGGAGGAGGAGCGGCAGCGGCACGCGGAGCAGCAGGCGCGGCGGGAGCGCGATGCGGGCGGCCGCGAGGAGGCGCGCGCGGAGGCCCCGGGTCCCGACCCCGCGGCGGAGCGCGGCGCGGCCAAGGCCAAGGGCGGCGAGCGACCCCGACGGCCCGGAGCGCTGCTGCCGCCCGGCCCGGTGCTGCGGCTGAAGCAGATAATCCCGCTGCAGGCCCGGCCGCCCGCGCCCGCCGGGTGCGCGCCCCCGCCGCGCTCGCCCGCGGATACGCGCCTGCCCGCCTTCCTCAGCCTGCGCTTCCTCAAGGCGCCCGAGCGCGGCCCGTCCCCGCCGCGGCCCGGAAAGCTGTTCGCCTTCGCAGCGCGCGAGCCCGCGGCCAACGGGGCTCCCGGGGGCGGCGGGCGCGCGCACAGGAGCGCCGGGGACGAGCCCGCGGCCGCAGAGCCGGAGTCGCTGCCCGAGGACGCAGGTCACAGGCCTTAA
- the Ano8 gene encoding anoctamin-8 isoform X3, with product MAEAASGAGGATLEGERGKRPPPEGEPAAPASGVLDKLFGKRLLQAGRYLVSHKAWMKTVPTEDCDVLMTFPDTTDDHTLLWLLNHIRVGIPELIVQVRHHRHTRAYAFFVTATYESLLRGADELGLRKAVKAEFGGGTRSFSCEEDFIYENVESELRFFTSQERQSIIRFWLQNLRAKQGEALHNVRFLEDQPIIPELAARGIIQQVFPVHEQRILNRLMKSWVQAVCENQPLDDICDYFGVKIAMYFAWLGFYTSAMVYPAVFGSVLYTFTEADQTSRDVSCVVFALFNVIWSTLFLEEWKRRGAELAYKWGTLDSPGEAVEEPRPQFRGVRRISPITRAEEFYYPPWKRLLFQLLVSLPLCLACLVCVFVLMLGCFQLQELVLSVKGLPRLVHFLPKVMLALLVSVSAEGYKKLAVWLNDMENYRLESAYERHLIIKVVLFQFVNSYLSLFYIGFYLKDMDRLKELLLLLSLTQSLERQLRAALVPLVALRFRLLLLSLRGFLLVARAKMLATLLITRQLLQNVREVLQPHLYRRLGRGELGLCAIRELARALLGLLNPLRPDPRGHLEAQADEGGAGSHRCLGGGCGAPEEEEETAVERRPAGEGGEVPDGPRGGKEEEEEEEEEEEDEEDEEDEEDEGEEGGLLDCGLRLKKVSFAERGTGRRRPGPGPDGLLEEGSPTMVEKGLEPGVFTLAEEEDEPEGPPGSPGPEPPTILLRRASGEGRDQGPDGGGDPETSSGDTAGRQRRNNRSSWIDPPEEEHSPQLTQAELESCMKKYEDTFQDYQEMFVQFGYVVFFSSAFPLAALCALVNNLIEIRSDAFKLCSGLQRPFGQRVESIGHWQKVMEAMGVLAIMVNCYLIGQCGQLQRLFPWLSPEAAIVSVVVLEHLALLVKYLIHATIPDIPGWVAEEMAKLEYQRREAFKRHERQAQQRFQQQQRRRREEEERQRHAEQQARRERDAGGREEARAEAPGPDPAAERGAAKAKGGERPRRPGALLPPGPVLRLKQIIPLQARPPAPAGCAPPPRSPADTRLPAFLSLRFLKAPERGPSPPRPGKLFAFAAREPAANGAPGGGGRAHRSAGDEPAAAEPESLPEDAGHRP from the exons ATGGCCGAGGCAGCCTCGGGCGCCGGGGGCGCGACCCTGGAGGGGGAGCGAGGGAAGAGGCCCCCGCCGGAGGGAGAGCCTGCAGCGCCTGCGTCTGGAGTCCTGG ATAAACTATTTGGGAAGAGGCTCCTGCAGGCTGGCCGCTACCTGGTATCCCACAAGGCATGGATGAAGACGGTACCCACCGAGGACTGTGACGTGCTCATGACCTTCCCAG ACACCACCGATGACCACACGCTGCTATGGCTGCTGAATCACATCCGAGTGGGCATCCCCGAGCTGATAGTGCAAGTTCGCCACCACCGCCACACGCGTGCCTATGCCTTCTTTGTCACAGCCACATATGAGAG CTTGCTCCGGGGGGCCGATGAGCTGGGTCTGCGAAAGGCAGTGAAGGCCGAGTTTGGCGGGGGCACCCGCAGCTTCTCCTGCGAAGAGGACTTCATCTACGAGAATGTGGAGAGCGAGCTGCGCTTTTTTACATCGCAG GAGCGACAGAGCATCATCCGCTTCTGGTTGCAGAACCTACGGGCCAAGCAGGGAGAGGCGCTGCACAACGTGCGCTTCTTGGAGGACCAGCCAATCA tCCCGGAGCTGGCTGCCCGAGGCATCATACAGCAGGTGTTTCCGGTCCACGAGCAGCGCATTCTGAATCGTCTCATGAAGTCCTGGGTGCAGGCCGTGTGTGAAAACCAGCCTTTAG ATGACATTTGTGACTATTTTGGGGTGAAGATCGCCATGTATTTTGCCTGGCTGGGCTTCTACACGTCGGCAATGGTTTACCCTGCTGTCTTTGGTTCTGTTTTGTATACATTTACTGAAGCCGATCAG ACAAGCCGGGATGTTTCCTGTGTTGTTTTCGCTCTCTTCAACGTGATCTGGTCGACACTGTTCTTGGAGGAGTGGAAACGGAGGGGTGCAGAGTTAGCCTACAAGTGGGGGACATTAGATTCACCCGGGGAAGCTGTGGAGGAGCCACGACCCCAGTTCAGG GGTGTCCGACGCATCAGCCCCATCACTCGGGCTGAGGAGTTCTACTACCCGCCCTGGAAGCGACTGCTCTTCCAGCTGCTAGTCAGCCTGCCTCTGTGCCTGGCCTGccttgtctgtgtctttgtgctGATGCTTGGCTGCTTCCAGTTGCAG GAGCTGGTCCTGAGCGTGAAGGGTCTACCCCGCCTGGTTCACTTCCTGCCCAAGGTCATGCTGGCCTTGCTGGTCAGTGTGAGCGCTGAGGGCTACAAGAAGTTGGCTGTGTGGCTCAATGACATGG AGAACTACCGGCTAGAGAGCGCCTACGAGAGGCACCTTATCATCAAAGTCGTCTTG TTCCAGTTTGTCAACTCGTACTTGAGTCTGTTCTACATCGGCTTCTACCTCAAAGACATGGACCGCCTGAAAGAG CTCCTGCTACTCCTGTCCCTGACCCAGAGCCTCGAGCGGCAGCTGCGGGCGGCACTGGTCCCGCTCGTGGCCCTGCGGTTCCGCCTGCTCCTCCTGTCCCTCCGGGGTTTCCTGCTCGTGGCCCGGGCCAAA ATGCTGGCCACTCTGCTCATCACTCGGCAGCTGCTGCAGAATGTGCGCGAGGTGCTGCAGCCGCACCTGTATCGCAGGCTGGGCCGTGGGGAGCTGGGTCTGTGCGCCATCAGGGAACTGGCCCGGGCCCTGCTGGGCCTGCTGAACCCCTTGCGCCCGGACCCCCGAGGGCACCTGGAGGcccaggctgatgagggaggagcaGGGAGCCACAGGTGTTTGGGTGGAGGCTGCGGGGCGccggaggaagaggaagagacagcgGTGGAGCGGAGGCCGGCAGGGGAAGGCGGAGAGGTCCCAGATGGGCCTCGGGGtggcaaggaggaggaggaggaggaggaggaagaagaagaagacgaggaggatgaggaggacgaggaggacgaggGTGAGGAAGGCGGCCTCCTGGACTGCGGGCTGCGCCTTAAGAAGGTCAGCTTTGCGGAGAGGGGCACAGGGCGACGCAGGCCAGGCCCGGGTCCTGACGGCCTCCTGGAAGAGGGGAGCCCCACCATGGTGGAGAAAGGGCTGGAGCCTGGCGTGTTTACTCTGGCCGAGGAAGAGGATGAGCCAGAGGGGCCTCCCGGCAGCCCTGGGCCAGAGCCCCCGACCATCTTGCTCCGTCGCGCAAGTGGCGAGGGCCGCGACCAGGGTCCTGATGGAGGTGGAGACCCAGAGACCAGCTCCGGGGACACggctgggagacagaggaggaacaACAGGTCCTCATGGATCGACCCACCAGAGGAGGAGCATTCGCCACAGCTCACgcaggcagagctggagagctgcATGAAGAAGTATGAG GACACATTCCAGGACTACCAGGAGATGTTTGTGCAGTTCGGCTACGTAGTGTTCTTCTCTTCCGCCTTCCCCCTGGCCGCCCTGTGTGCCCTCGTCAACAACCTGATTGAGATCCGAAGCGATGCCTTCAAGCTATGCAGCGGCCTACAGCGGCCATTTGGACAGCGAGTGGAGAGCATTGGCCACTGGCAG AAGGTCATGGAGGCCATGGGCGTGCTGGCAATCATGGTGAACTGCTACCTCATTGGCCAGTGTGGCCAGCTGCAGCGCCTGTTTCCCTGGCTCAGCCCAGAGGCGGCCATCGTGTCTGTGGTGGTGCTAGAG CACTTGGCTCTGCTGGTCAAGTACCTCATCCATGCAACCATCCCTGACATCCCTGGCTgggtggctgaagagatggccaaACTGGAGTACCAGCGACGAGAAGCCTTCAAG CGGCACGAGCGGCAGGCGCAGCAGCGcttccagcagcagcagcggcgacGGCGCGAGGAGGAGGAGCGGCAGCGGCACGCGGAGCAGCAGGCGCGGCGGGAGCGCGATGCGGGCGGCCGCGAGGAGGCGCGCGCGGAGGCCCCGGGTCCCGACCCCGCGGCGGAGCGCGGCGCGGCCAAGGCCAAGGGCGGCGAGCGACCCCGACGGCCCGGAGCGCTGCTGCCGCCCGGCCCGGTGCTGCGGCTGAAGCAGATAATCCCGCTGCAGGCCCGGCCGCCCGCGCCCGCCGGGTGCGCGCCCCCGCCGCGCTCGCCCGCGGATACGCGCCTGCCCGCCTTCCTCAGCCTGCGCTTCCTCAAGGCGCCCGAGCGCGGCCCGTCCCCGCCGCGGCCCGGAAAGCTGTTCGCCTTCGCAGCGCGCGAGCCCGCGGCCAACGGGGCTCCCGGGGGCGGCGGGCGCGCGCACAGGAGCGCCGGGGACGAGCCCGCGGCCGCAGAGCCGGAGTCGCTGCCCGAGGACGCAGGTCACAGGCCTTAA